Proteins encoded in a region of the Nicotiana tomentosiformis chromosome 9, ASM39032v3, whole genome shotgun sequence genome:
- the LOC104089266 gene encoding heavy metal-associated isoprenylated plant protein 21-like codes for MGVMDHIVNFFTITTNTNNKKKSMQTVEIKVKMDCDGCERRVKNSVKYMKGVKTVEVNRKQSKVTVNGYVDPNRVLNRIKSTGKRAEFWPYVPYNVVYYPHAPQAYDKRAPAGMVKNVAQAQLPPNATEEEKFAYLFSDDNPSACSIM; via the exons ATGGGTGTCATGGACCATATAGTAAACTTTTTTACAATCACAACCAATACAAACAACAAGAAGAAATCAATGCAG ACGGTTGAAATAAAAGTGAAAATGGACTGTGATGGATGTGAAAGAAGAGTCAAGAATTCTGTTAAGTATATGAAAG GTGTAAAAACAGTGGAAGTGAACAGAAAGCAAAGCAAAGTGACAGTTAATGGTTATGTTGATCCAAACAGAGTATTGAACAGAATAAAGAGTACAGGAAAAAGAGCAGAATTTTGGCCATATGTACCTTATAATGTGGTATATTATCCTCATGCACCTCAGGCCTATGACAAAAGAGCACCTGCTGGTATGGTTAAAAATGTAGCACAAGCACAACTTCCCCCTAATGCTACTGAAGAAGAAAAATTTGCTTACCTCTTCAGTGATGACAATCCAAGTGCTTGTTCCATTATGTGA